The Tissierellales bacterium genome has a segment encoding these proteins:
- a CDS encoding DNA cytosine methyltransferase, translating to MNVLSLFDGMSGGQLALERANIKYNKYFASEVYEPAIKITQKNYPNTIQLGDVAKIDENVLKKLPKISLLIGGSPCQNLSIAVINNPEHNQGLKGKKSSLFYEYIRILRWLKQNNNENIKFMLENVGSMKNKDKDIITQVLSVEPLKIDSNLVSAQDRKRYYWTNINVKELPKDKGIALKDIMLSAEEVDKLENGRSKFWYDKTFDYHGNNKKVIATLHLKGHDILKRVYNPNGKCGTLTACRGGNLQKKVFQAGRCRKLTPIEYERLQTVPDNYTEGVANTHRYNMLGDGWTVDVIAHIFKHI from the coding sequence ATGAATGTATTAAGTTTATTTGACGGTATGAGTGGTGGACAACTAGCATTAGAAAGAGCGAACATAAAATACAATAAATACTTTGCAAGTGAAGTATATGAACCAGCGATAAAAATAACTCAAAAAAATTATCCTAATACAATTCAATTAGGTGACGTTGCTAAAATCGATGAAAACGTATTAAAAAAGCTACCTAAAATTAGTTTATTAATAGGTGGCAGTCCTTGTCAAAACTTATCTATAGCAGTTATAAATAACCCTGAACACAATCAAGGACTAAAAGGCAAAAAATCTAGTTTATTTTATGAGTATATAAGAATTTTGAGATGGTTGAAACAAAACAATAATGAGAATATAAAATTTATGCTTGAGAATGTTGGTAGTATGAAAAACAAAGATAAAGATATAATCACACAAGTATTAAGCGTAGAACCTCTGAAAATAGATAGCAATTTAGTATCTGCTCAAGATAGGAAAAGATATTATTGGACAAATATAAATGTAAAAGAGCTACCAAAAGACAAAGGAATAGCATTAAAAGACATAATGCTTTCTGCTGAAGAGGTAGACAAGTTAGAGAATGGAAGAAGTAAATTTTGGTACGATAAAACATTTGACTATCATGGCAATAACAAAAAAGTAATAGCTACATTACACTTAAAAGGACATGATATATTGAAACGAGTATACAACCCCAATGGCAAATGTGGAACATTAACAGCTTGTCGGGGTGGCAATTTACAAAAGAAGGTCTTTCAGGCTGGTAGATGTAGAAAATTAACACCTATTGAATATGAAAGACTACAAACCGTGCCTGATAATTATACGGAAGGTGTAGCAAATACACATAGATACAATATGCTAGGCGATGGATGGACAGTAGATGTGATAGCACATATTTTTAAACATATTTAG
- a CDS encoding DUF3310 domain-containing protein, giving the protein MNEFKEAMEQTGKMEKAFSDYGTKTGIDTDLLKQYEYGVDSPIHYNKGEYEVIDVIEDWGLNFNLGNVIKYIARCNHKGNKVKDLQKAIWYLQREITSKGE; this is encoded by the coding sequence ATGAATGAATTTAAGGAAGCTATGGAACAAACTGGGAAAATGGAAAAAGCATTCAGTGACTATGGTACAAAAACAGGTATAGATACAGATCTGCTCAAACAATATGAGTATGGTGTAGACAGTCCTATACACTATAATAAAGGGGAATACGAGGTAATAGACGTGATAGAAGATTGGGGATTGAATTTTAATTTAGGTAATGTAATTAAATATATAGCTAGATGCAACCATAAAGGTAATAAAGTAAAAGATTTACAAAAAGCTATATGGTATCTACAAAGAGAAATTACAAGTAAAGGGGAGTAA
- a CDS encoding deoxyuridine 5'-triphosphate nucleotidohydrolase encodes MEIKIKYFSKDYPRLEKLSQGDWIDLRVDNIKEWESNRFVLTGKDKEKLASLPMLESVVKYEKGDIIKFGLGIAIELPKGYEAEIRPRSSTFKNYGLIQTNSVGTIDNSYCGDDDEWMIEFIAMRNGAINRFDRVCQFRIWKNQPNFRFEEVDKLGNKDRGGYGTTGK; translated from the coding sequence ATGGAGATTAAAATAAAATATTTTAGCAAAGATTATCCAAGGTTAGAAAAATTATCGCAAGGGGATTGGATAGATTTAAGAGTAGATAATATAAAAGAATGGGAAAGTAATAGATTCGTATTGACAGGGAAAGACAAAGAGAAGTTAGCAAGTTTACCAATGTTAGAAAGTGTTGTGAAGTATGAAAAAGGCGACATAATCAAATTTGGATTAGGGATAGCAATAGAATTACCAAAGGGCTACGAAGCAGAAATAAGACCTAGAAGTTCTACATTTAAAAATTATGGACTAATACAAACAAATTCAGTAGGAACAATAGATAATAGCTATTGTGGAGATGACGATGAATGGATGATTGAGTTTATAGCAATGAGAAATGGGGCTATCAATAGATTTGACAGGGTATGCCAATTTAGAATATGGAAAAATCAACCTAATTTTAGATTTGAAGAAGTAGACAAGTTGGGGAACAAAGACAGAGGTGGATATGGAACTACGGGAAAATAG